From Ictalurus punctatus breed USDA103 chromosome 2, Coco_2.0, whole genome shotgun sequence:
ttcatttatcatttccGTGCTgtattttctacatttcatttacaccacTCATTTACACCAGTCTGTTAGTTTAACCGGACACTCGATAGTGGTGTGTGAGAGACTGCTTTATCTCACTCACTCTGAGATATGCACAAAGATGTCAGCACCGCCATCcgatggtgtgatgaagccgTGACCTTTGGATCGGGAGAAGCACTTGCAGACCCCGGTGAAGACCGGACCCTCAGCTGCCCGAGCAGTCCTGTAGGGGGACACAAAAAGCAACagtttttacttcttttttaatAGCTTCTGAATGGCTTATACATGATAAAAAGTTTAAATGATAAAGCTGAAACAGAAAATGTCACTAAATGGTGCTCAACAGCTTGTTGCGTGCAGAATGATTTTGGGTCTTCTTATCTGAAATGTAATCTATTGGGTAAGACATGTTCGTTGTTTGACGGTTCCTTTTTTGGTTCTGTATGTGAAACCAAGGCTATTATAGGTAACAAGTAAGCTTATGTATCGCCTCTATTTCAGTAGCATGCGAACTgcattattaaaaaatgaactACAGTTTCAGAATACGAACCAGacgaaaacatttcattttcacagtTTAGATTCAGGTCACTGATGTGTCCAGTTGAAATATTTTGGATGCATGTCAAATTGTAATTAAagcattttaacatttataataaatataaaataaacactactGCACAGTGGCATAAGATTCTCTAGCATGTTGAGGGTTTTTATCCCATGCAGCCCCACAATCTGTccaaataaaagcagaaaatCATGAAACGTGCTGTCCTCTTTGCTTGCAATATGAAAgcattatataaacactgtaccAGTATAAATACAGTGTTTAAAGTACATATGCAGTACAAATGAGTAGGACAATATGGAGTGacactttgtttgaaatgtcACAAGACCTCACAATACCGGCATTGAAAGTTTAAAATTTTATCACGGTGATAATGCTAAGACAAAAAATTAACAGTGAATTCAGGGACATGGGAAGAGGTTTTACATTTTGGAGGTGCTGGGATTTTAAGCAACGTACACGTGATGTGCTCGATCTTTATGTTAGAATTATTATAGCAGTTGAAGTGTAAGGACTCGGAATTCAGGAAGCCCACTTCCCATGTCCTTGAATGGATTGGAACGTTATCAGCTGAACCACTTCAGACTTTAGGCTACGCCTGAGTCTGATACCAAACTATGAGCTGAGGAAGAAACTGAATCAGCTTCAAGATCGAGTTGTAACTATTTAGGCTTGCGCAATATATTTTGCACTATTTTACACTGCCACAATCCAGTGacatttaatgataatgataatgagtctttactggTCACATATGCGgcagagcacagtgaaattgtctTCTTCGCATACCCCGGTCTGTCAGGAAGccggggtcagagcgcagggtctgcccctggagcagagagggttaagggccttgctcaggggcccaacagaggcagcttggcagtgctgggacttgaacccccgaccttccgatcagtaacctagagccttaactgccaagccaccactgccctgatTTACGCCGAATATACATTACCAAACCTGCCatacatattttttatatatatatatatatatatatatatatatatatatatatatatatatatatatataaaatatataatatataatacctATAATCCTATAATCTATCCTATAAAAACACAATAATCCTGTTTAATGTTATTAGTGTCAATCAGATCATTAGCAATAACATTAACTACATTTAATATTCACAAATTACTAAAAAGCTGCTGAGCAAATTTTTGGTTTTCAGCtgcaagaggaaaaaaaaaaaaaaagagagaaatgaaaagatTAAATAGGCACAGAATGAAGCGTCAAATCGAACACTTTTGGTTCTGTGCGATTCAACTGTTTGATACACCCTAAGCCTAGACTTTGTCCTTCTGTCCATGTTTATGTAAGGGTGTGTAAGAAACATCACTGAGTCTGAGACACTGAACCCCTCCACAAACCAGATTCAGGAGACGCCACTGTGCACGTTCAGAGCTAATCTGGTAGCTATAACATTCCCTTTATtcttagctacattagcctcataATTCCACAAAGCAAATTTCAGCTGATGTGTACTCACGCAGAGGTGGTGCGGTTGCGGCGGGTAGGTAGCGGGCTGGGGATCAGGAACCCTCTCATGGGAGAGGGTGAGCGGGGTCTCTGGCGGCAATGGGGCAGATGCAGGGAGCTAGGTGAGACCGGAGAAGTAGGGGATAGCGGAGGGGTTGTGGACGGAGCCGCGGGCACCGGGGATGAGGCCTCGGAGGACATGTGTGCAGGACACTGCAGCTCTGCCAGCAAACACACTGAACTGTGGGGGGAAAACAAACAGAGCTCGGTCTGACTGAAGTGCGTCACTGTCAGAAATCGTTATATAGCAAACAGGCTTGGTGATTAGCATTCTA
This genomic window contains:
- the carhsp1 gene encoding calcium-regulated heat-stable protein 1, which translates into the protein MSSEASSPVPAAPSTTPPLSPTSPVSPSSLHLPHCRQRPRSPSPMRGFLIPSPLPTRRNRTTSATARAAEGPVFTGVCKCFSRSKGHGFITPSDGGADIFVHISDIEGEYVLVEGDEVSYKICSIPPKHEKVQAVEVTITHLAPGTKHETWSGTVINS